Genomic DNA from Naumovozyma dairenensis CBS 421 chromosome 11, complete genome:
CGTCTTGTGTTGTTGAGGTTGCGTATGAATAccatatatttatttactatAGTTcataataaatgatatataaatgtaATTTACGTCTTATTCGGAGTTCAGAGTTATCAATTAACCACGTTCTGGTGGAATATAAGGTTATTTATGCTaaagaataagaaaaataccTAAAAGTTGTTAGATTGTTAATGTTCGCTGCAGTTGCTTCGGTTGCAAAGTTATCTATCATTAGTATTTCTATGATTCTTCCCCAAGTCagatatttatatttatatatatatctatttatTTCTAAGTAAAAAATTGGACTCTATAATGTTTAAGGACGTAAAGCACTATGTGATCGTCCATCCAATTCCCtttatttggaaaattgttgaaattgCAAACTTTAGAGGCTACGTGCTCCTTAATTCCTGGTTtcattcaaaaatattccGCCAGTATATTTTGAGAAAGGtccttttttatttaattaaagCCGGAAAAAAATGCTTTGTACTGacgttatatatatggtgAAACAAGGGAAATCCATGATTATTTGATCTACAAGATCGAAGCCAAAAAAAAACAGTCAATACCATTCAACTTGTGACTGCCTTCTCTGCTTTTAGTTTATCTGAATGCTTCTTTAAATCGATTAAcgttataatttttttattaatacCTCATATTTTTGAACAACCTCGAAAGATGGCATAGCTGGCCTAACGGGCAGTCCAATTTCCTGCAAGATTGTTTCGACTTTATTCTGTAGAGCAGGCTTAAACGTTGGTATTTTTGTAGATCTTAAATAAACACCTGGTGCCAATTTTTCACCATGGGCTGTCACACCTAATGATTTCCTTTCCtcttcattgaaattttgCAACAAATGTTCCGCATATGCCGCATCtgcttttctttttatggTTGTCTgtatttcttgtttttgtttcttgatCTTCCTTGGAGATGAATTGCCTATTGTATTATTTCCTTCGACGCCAACTTTACTTGGTAGGTCCTTGTTATCAACTTTTTTACCATTTTCGGTTATTTGCTGTAATTGCTGTCTTTGTTGCGcaaattgttgttgttgtttcatCCATGGATTTTCTGGTAACGGGCCTTCATACTTTCGTTTTTTTGACTTATCGTTGAccaaattattatacaGTTGAGCGATTCCTTGAGAAGACAAGTATTCTGAAACGTTTTGATCCGAAATTGGTGAATCAAGTAATCTTAAAATGGATTCTCTTTCACTTAAAGTTTTCTTGGCAGCCATTTCGAATTTCTTCGACTCAATGATTaatgcttcttcttcagcaaTTTCTGCGGCAGAGCGTGAGAGTAATCTCTTTAagtatttctttctttctaattccttttccttaTCAAAGTTTAAAGTCCCAATAAGTGGTTCCTTAGgagttttgaaa
This window encodes:
- the SWC4 gene encoding Swc4p (similar to Saccharomyces cerevisiae SWC4 (YGR002C); ancestral locus Anc_4.137) — protein: MSSSDVFDVLNIKQKSKSPDNEPSTPSTHNNVLLTATRTPKLQITGMQRELYNLLGENQPPIVVQSTSQFKEKRAISNTKSTPWVQSNFKPLQEKKLILKHWTRGPKEASTAEPEESKFAKFNTHLSIPSFTREEYASFMNLKDNNESADASSTWAFEEVIYLFDLCKLYDIRWFIINDRYLFVDSNGKRSDRSVEDLKEMFYKVSKNYFIFKTPKEPLIGTLNFDKEKELERKKYLKRLLSRSAAEIAEEEALIIESKKFEMAAKKTLSERESILRLLDSPISDQNVSEYLSSQGIAQLYNNLVNDKSKKRKYEGPLPENPWMKQQQQFAQQRQQLQQITENGKKVDNKDLPSKVGVEGNNTIGNSSPRKIKKQKQEIQTTIKRKADAAYAEHLLQNFNEEERKSLGVTAHGEKLAPGVYLRSTKIPTFKPALQNKVETILQEIGLPVRPAMPSFEVVQKYEVLIKKL